A stretch of DNA from Vibrio rhizosphaerae:
TCACGCTGTCATTTTTGTCTGATGAATCATGGAGAGGAATTAACGTTTATTACGTAGGTAGCGTTTACGCCGTTCCTCTTTATGCTTTGCTTTTTCCTCCGCTTTTCTGGTCGCTTCCAGTTCAGCGTCAACCAACTCCTGATCGATCATTTCCGGCCGCTCTAGCGTTATGGCTCCAATCGTCCCCGCACGTAACTCATGCAACAGAATCTCTGACGCTTTGTGCAGATCAATCCGGCCACCCGCACGTAAAGCACCGCGTTTACGGCCAATGGCTTCCATCCATTCCAGATCCGATTGTGGATCTTCATCAATCTGATAACGCGCTTTCAATAAATCCGGATAAGCCTGCGCCAGATATTCAACGGTATAAAATGCGACTTCATCATATTCCATAGCAGTATCTTTTACCGCTCCGGTGGCAGCAAGACGAAAACCAGAATGTGGATTCTCCACTTTTGGCCAGAGAATTCCCGGAGTATCGGATAAAACAATCCCATTTTGCAGATTAATCCGCTGCTGACGGCGTGTTACCGCAGGCTGGTTTCCGGTCTGGGCGATCGTCCGTCCGGCTAACGTATTAATGATGGTTGATTTCCCGACATTAGGAATCCCCATGATCATGGTCCGAATATTCTTCCCGATCTCTTCCCTGTGCGGCGCCAGCTTACGACATAGGTCCATGATCTGATTGACTTCCTGAGAATGCTGAGTCGTAATTGCCAATGCTTTTACCCCCTTCTCTTGCTCAAGGTGTTCAATCCAGAGTGCGGTTGTAACCGGATCAGCCAGATCGCGTTTATTCAACACTTTCACACAAGGCTTATCCCCTCTGAGCTCGGCAATCATCGGATTTTCGCTACTAAATGGAATACGCGCATCCAGTACTTCAATAATCACATCAATCTGGGGGATGACTTCTTCGATTTCCTTGCGTGCTTTATGCATGTGTCCCGGAAACCATTGGATTGTATTATTTACCATTTGAAACGAACCTTTCACCGATATCCGTTTATCCTGTTACACCGGCACACATCTGGTGTATAGATGCCTCTTCAGGACAGGCAAACGGACGGATTTAATCAAATGACGGCATTCTAACATGCTCTGTAAAAAATGGGGGATTGTTCTTTATCGTCGCTATTGTGGACAACACGGCAGCAGCGCGTCACAGCAAACGGTTTACCAGCCACCGTCTCCGTTCAGCCTAAATAAAAAAGTGCCGCCTAAAGGTAGGGACGGCACAAGAGGTATAGCTATCGTTGAGATAGACTATTTTTTTGCAGATTGGAGATCTTCTGCCACATTTACAGATGAATCATGCTCTGCTGGAGAAACCGGTGAGACAGGTAAAACCTGACGAACATACTCTCCCGGCGCCTCATCGAGTACCGGATAGTTATCACTACCGACTGCAAACGGTTCAATTTTCTCTTTTGCACAGAAACCACACAGCCATTCATTCCAGTGAGTCCACCACGAGCCTTCCTGACGTTGTGCATTTGCCAGCCACTCATCGGCGTTTTCTTCCTGTTCATCATTCAGCCAGAAGCCATATTTCTTCTTATCCGGATGATTAATAATACCGGCAATATGACCAGACTCGCCCAACACGAACGTTTTGTTCCCACCGGTTTTCATTGCACCATCATAAGTGCCTTGCCATAACGCAATATGATCGTCTTTGGTTGAAATGAAATAACTCGGTATCTTAATCTTATCCAAGTCAATCCAGACACCACCGACTTTCACACCTTTATCCTGAATCAGTTTGTTCTCCAGATAGAGTTCTCTGAGCAAGAAATTATGGCACGCAGCCGTTACATTGGTGCTGTCACTATTCCAGTACAACAAATCAAAATCGACCGGACTAGAACCTTTCAGATAATTATCGACATAGTAGTTCCAGTAGAGATTATTCTCCCGCAATAAGCTGAATGTCACACTCAGTGAACGACCATCCATATAGCCACGAGCTAAGTTTTGCATCTCAATCGCACTAATCACAGGATCATTAATATAAGCACCGACTTCA
This window harbors:
- the ylqF gene encoding ribosome biogenesis GTPase YlqF; this translates as MVNNTIQWFPGHMHKARKEIEEVIPQIDVIIEVLDARIPFSSENPMIAELRGDKPCVKVLNKRDLADPVTTALWIEHLEQEKGVKALAITTQHSQEVNQIMDLCRKLAPHREEIGKNIRTMIMGIPNVGKSTIINTLAGRTIAQTGNQPAVTRRQQRINLQNGIVLSDTPGILWPKVENPHSGFRLAATGAVKDTAMEYDEVAFYTVEYLAQAYPDLLKARYQIDEDPQSDLEWMEAIGRKRGALRAGGRIDLHKASEILLHELRAGTIGAITLERPEMIDQELVDAELEATRKAEEKAKHKEERRKRYLRNKR